One stretch of Rhipicephalus sanguineus isolate Rsan-2018 chromosome 10, BIME_Rsan_1.4, whole genome shotgun sequence DNA includes these proteins:
- the LOC119371715 gene encoding uncharacterized protein LOC119371715 has protein sequence MGALYPGDCLEDDFEPWLDETDPWIDRVYRLNGDVSTASSDAVITHYLTDDELYRTLAFPADYDWSTTVIFKFDVDCPEIWPKLCKFIDLCPEVKFGGWARTKVSYVHLIKTWTVDEADFLIGKREADIEGIHCRILPVRVVPV, from the coding sequence ATGGGAGCCCTGTACCCGGGAGACTGCCTGGAAGACGACTTCGAGCCGTGGTTGGACGAAACGGACCCCTGGATCGACCGGGTGTACCGTCTCAACGGCGACGTCTCCACGGCTTCCTCGGACGCCGTCATCACGCACTACCTGACGGACGACGAGCTTTACCGGACGCTGGCGTTCCCCGCCGATTACGACTGGTCGACCACGGTGATCTTCAAGTTCGACGTCGACTGCCCCGAGATATGGCCCAAGCTGTGCAAGTTTATCGATCTCTGCCCCGAAGTCAAGTTTGGcggctgggcccgcaccaaggTGTCCTACGTGCACCTCATCAAGACCTGGACTGTTGACGAGGCCGACTTCTTGATCGGTAAACGAGAGGCCGACATCGAAGGAATTCACTGCCGCATTCTTCCCGTCAGAGTTGTGCCGGTCTGA